One genomic region from Marmota flaviventris isolate mMarFla1 chromosome 6, mMarFla1.hap1, whole genome shotgun sequence encodes:
- the Znf292 gene encoding zinc finger protein 292 isoform X1: MADEEAEQERLSCGGGGCVAELQRLGERLQELERQLRESRVPAVEAATEYCQQLCQTLLEYAEKWKTSEDPLPLLEVYTVAIQSFVNARPYLTSECENVALVLERLALSCVELLLCLPVELSDKQWEQFQTLVQVAHEKLMENGSCELHFLATLAQETGVWKNPVLCTILSQEPLDKDKVNEFLAFEGPILLDMRIKHLIKTNQLSQATALAKLCSDHPEIGTKGSFKQTYLVCLCTSSPNEKLIEEISEVDCKDALEMICNLESEGDEKSALVLCTAFLSRQLQQGDMYCAWELTLFWSKLQQRVEPSIQVYLERCRQLSLLTKTVYHIFFLIKVINSETEGAGLATCIELCVKALRLESTENTEVKISICKTISCLLPDDLEVKRACQLSEFLIEPTVDAYYAVEMLYNQPDQKYDEENLPIPNSLRCELLLVLKTQWPFDPEFWDWKTLKRQCLALMGEEASIVSSIDELNDSEVYEKVVEYQEESKETSMNGLSGVIGANSGLLKDIGDEKQKKREIKQLRERGFISARFRNWQAYMQYCVLCDKEFLGHRIVRHAQKHYKDGIYSCPICAKNFNSKETFVPHVTLHVKQSSKERLAAMKPLRRLGRPPKIATTHENQKTNTVAKQEQRPIKKNSLYSTDFIVFNDNDGSDDENDDKDKSYEPEVIPIQKPVPVNEFNCPVTFCKKGFKYFKNLIAHVKGHKDNEDAKRFLEMQSKKVICQYCRRHFVSVTHLNDHLQMHCGSKPYICIQMKCKAGFNSYAELLTHRKEHQVFRAKCMFPKCGRIFSEAYLLYDHEAQHYNTYTCKFTGCGKVYRSQSELEKHLDDHSTSPEKTLPPEDQLNSSGDSLQPSKVNQNTEENTEKERSLLPSENNIENSLPADTSNTWDKSKAESVVTKQDQSSSSDLRQANGPLPNGLENPAPTPLLQASEVAVSIKVSLNQGMEDNFVKQENSTVEGTNEPLVTNVNTPVEDTCNDLCHPGFQERKGQNCFNEGQIAQNNLVNSETLKIGDLNPQNLERQVNNLMTFSVQNQAGFQNNLPTSKFECEGNVKTPPNLYNLPLKTLESITFVPSPPNPSSSIGTPSVPPKPPVQKFSCQVEGCTRTYNSSQSIGKHMKTAHPDQYAAFKMQRKSKKGQKSNNLNTPNNGKFVYFLPSQVSSNNAFFTPQTKANGNPACSAQLQHVSPSVFPAHLASVSAPLLPSMESVINPNISSQDKSEQSGMLCSQMENLSNSTLPAQMEDLTKTVLPLNIDSGSDPFLPLPAESSSMSLFPSPADSGTNSVFSQLENNTNHYSSQIEGNTNSSFLKGGNGENTVFPSQVNVADDFSNTSAQQSAPEKVKKDRGRGPNGKERKPKHNKRAKWPAIIRDGKFICSRCYRAFTNPRSLGGHLSKRSYCKPLDGAEIAQELLQNNGQPSLLASMILSTNAVNLQQPQQSTFNPEVCFKDPSFLQLLAAENRSSTFLPNTFPRSGVNNFNTSVSQEGSEIIKQALETAGIPSTFEGAEILSQVVPTSCISDTAQVNATVMPNPTVPPLLQTVCHSNTLLTNQNQTPNSKTSTVEECSSLPVFPTNDLLLKTVENGLCSSSYTNSTGPSQNFTNNSSRVSVISGPQNTRSSHLNKKGNSASKRRKKVAPPLIAPNASQNLVPSDLTTMGLIAKSIEIPATNIHSNVIPNCESQSLVENLTQKLNNVDNQLFMTDVKENFKTNLESHSVLAPLIKTENGDSQMMALNSCTTSVNSDLQISEDNVMQNFEKTLEIIKTAMNSQILEVKSGSQGAGETSQNTQINYNIQLPSVNPVQNNKLPDSSQFSSFVSVIPTKSNIPQSEVLHKEDQIQEILEGLQKLKLENDLSTSSQCILINTSVTLTPAPVKPVPTVTVVQPVSEMIHIQFSDKVNKPFVCQNQGCNYSAMTKDALFKHYGKIHQYTPEMILEIKKNQLKFAPFKCVVPTCTKTFTRNSNLRAHCQLVHHFTTEEMVKLKIKRPYGRKSQNENLSAPRITQVKKQPGITEENKRECQPTLELGSATENALSNVAVIPEKQLIEKKSPEKTENSSQLVAVTSDQYNINSLTNIQTKGRKIRRHKKEKEEKKRKKPVSQSLEFPTRYSPYRPYRCVHQGCFAAFTIQQNLILHYQAVHKSDLPAFSAEVEEENEAGKDIEETETKQTMKEFRCQVSDCSRIFQAITGLIQHYMKLHEMTPEEIESMTASVDVGKFPCDQLECKSSFTTYLNYVVHLEADHGIGSRTSKTEEDGIYKCDCEGCDRIYATRSNLLRHIFNKHNDKHKAHLIRPRKLTPGQENISSKANQERLKSKHRGTKHSRCGKEGIKMAKTKRKKKNNLENKNAKIVQIEENKPYSLKRGKHVYSIKARNDALSECTSRFVTQYPCMIKGCTSVVTSESNIIRHYKCHKLSKAFTSQHRNLLIVFKQCGNSEIKENSEQEGAMNDVKDSETCVSETNENSRATTAPQKEVEKNEKDEMDELTELFITKLINEDSTTVETQANTSSNVNNSFQENNLSQSERQKASNLKRVNKEKNVSQNKKRKVEKAEPELTVKLSNMHKEEETAVAIQTTEEHPASFDWSSFKPMGFEVSFLKFLEESAVKQKKSTDKDHPNSGTKRGAHSNSRKNTDKTLMTSGNHVCSCKESEIFVQFANPSQLQCSDNVKIVLDKTLKDCTELVLKQLQEMKPTVSLKKLEVHSNDPDMSVMKEIIIGKATGRGQY, encoded by the exons ATTTCAGAAGTTGATTGCAAAGATGCACTAGAAATGATATGTAACTTAGAATCTGAAGGTGATGAAAAAAGTGCTCTTGTTTTATGTACTGCGTTTTTATCACGTCAGCTCCAACAAGGAGATATGTACTGTGCTTG ggaactCACTCTCTTTTGGAGTAAATTACAGCAAAGAGTAGAACCATCTATACAAGTGTACCTAGAAAGGTGTCGTCAACTTTCTTTGTTAACAAAGactgtatatcacattttcttcctgATTAAAGTTATTAATTCAGAG ACTGAAGGGGCTGGACTTGCTACCTGTATAGAATTATGTGTAAAAGCTCTTCGCTTAGAATCTACAGAAAATACTGAAGTGAAAATATCCATTTGCAAGACCATTTCATGTTTATTACCTGATGATCTGGAAGTTAAACGTGCTTGTCAACTGAGTGAATTTCTTATTGAACCTACAGTAGATGCATACTATGCTGTGGAAATGTTGTATAACCAGCCAGACCAGAAATATGATGAAGAAAATCTTCCAATACCAAATTCTCTACGCTGTGAGCTCTTACTTGTTTTGAAAACTCAGTGGCCCTTTGATCCAGAATTCTGGGATTGGAAAACTTTAAAACGACAATGTCTTGCACTAATGGGAGAAGAAGCATCCATTGTGTCTTCAATTGATGAATTAAATGACAGTGAAGTATATGAGAAAGTAGTAGAGTACCAGGAGGAGAGTAAAGAAACTTCTATGAATGGACTTTCTGGAGTAATTGGTGCTAATTCTGGCCTTCTTAAAGATATTGGTGATGAAAAACAGAAGAAGAGGGAGATAAAGCAATTAAGAGAAAGGGGATTTATATCTGCTAGGTTTAGGAATTGGCAGGCCTATATGCAGTATTGTGTGCTATGTGACAAAGAATTCCTTGGTCACAGAATAGTACGACATGCTCAGAAGCATTACAAAGATGGGATTTACAGTTGCCCTATTTGTGCAAAGAACTTTAATTCTAAAGAAACTTTTGTCCCTCATGTCACATTGCATGTTAAACAATCTAGTAAAGAGAGACTAGCAGCTATGAAACCACTAAGAAGATTGGGAAGGCCTCCTAAGATTGCGACCACCCATGAGAATCAGAAGACTAATACTGTGGCTAAACAGGAACAGCggccaataaaaaagaatagtctCTATTCAACAGATTTCATAGTGTTTAATGACAATGATGGCTCAGATGATGAGAATGATGACAAAGATAAATCTTACGAGCCAGAAGTAATCCCAATCCAGAAACCAGTACCTGTTAATGAATTTAATTGCCCTGTAACTTTTTGTAAAAAGGGCTtcaagtactttaaaaatttaattgctcATGTAAAGGGGCATAAGGACAATGAAGATGCCAAGCGCTTTCttgaaatgcaaagcaaaaaagTTATTTGCCAGTACTGTAGAAGACATTTTGTAAGTGTTACTCATCTCAATGATCACTTACAAATGCACTGTGGCAGTAAACCATATATCTGCATTCAGATGAAATGTAAGGCTGGTTTTAATAGTTATGCAGAACTTTTAACCCACCGAAAGGAGCATCAAGTCTTTAGAGCAAAGTGCATGTTTCCTAAATGTGGCAGAATTTTTTCTGAAGCTTATTTACTATATGATCATGAAGCACAACATTATAATACCTACACTTGTAAGTTCACAGGTTGTGGTAAAGTTTATCGTTCTCAGAGTGAGCTGGAAAAGCACCTGGATGATCATAGTACTTCTCCTGAAAAAACACTGCCTCCTGAAGACCAGCTTAATTCATCTGGAGATTCTCTTCAGCCTTCCAAAGTGAATCAGAACACAGAAGAGAATACTGAGAAAGAAAGATCTTTGCTTCCTTCAGAGAATAACATTGAAAACAGCTTACCAGCAGATACAAGTAATACTTGGGATAAAAGCAAAGCAGAGTCAGTTGTGACCAAACAAGACCAGAGTTCTTCCTCTGACCTCAGGCAAGCTAATGGACCGTTGCCAAATGGTTTAGAAAACCCTGCTCCTACTCCTCTTCTTCAAGCCAGTGAAGTAGCAGTGTCCATCAAAGTATCTCTGAATCAGGGGATGGAGGATAACTTTGTGAAGCAAGAAAACTCAACTGTGGAAGGCACCAATGAGCCACTGGTCACAAATGTAAATACACCAGTTGAAGATACGTGTAATGATTTGTGCCATCCAGGTTTCCAAGAGAGAAAAGGACAGAATTGCTTTAATGAAGGCCAGATTGCTCAGAATAATCTAGTAAATTCCGAAACTCTTAAAATAGGTGACCTTAATCCACAAAACTTAGAAAGACAAGTGAACAATTTGATGACCTTTTCTGTACAAAATCAGGCAGGATTTCAAAACAATTTACCAACTTCTAAGTTTGAATGTGAAGGTAATGTTAAAACACCACCCAACCTTTATAACTTACCTCTTAAGACATTAGAAAGTATCACATTTGTTCCATCACCGCCTAACCCAAGTAGTTCAATAGGAACTCCATCAGTGCCTCCAAAACCTCCAGTTCAGAAATTCAGCTGCCAGGTCGAGGGATGTACACGAACCTATAATTCTTCACAGAGTATTGGGAAACACATGAAGACTGCACACCCTGACCAATATGCTGCATTTAAAATGCAGCGAAAAAGTAAAAAAGGTCAGAAATCTAATAACTTAAATACACCCAATAATggaaagtttgtttattttttaccatcACAGGTGAGCTCTAATAATGCATTTTTTACACCACAGACCAAAGCCAATGGGAATCCTGCTTGTTCAGCCCAGTTGCAACATGTCTCACCTTCAGTTTTTCCAGCTCATTTAGCCAGTGTGTCAGCTCCATTATTGCCCTCGATGGAAAGTGTCATAAACCCAAATATATCTTCTCAGGATAAAAGTGAACAAAGTGGTATGCTGTGTTCTCAAATGGAAAATTTATCAAATTCAACCTTGCCAGCACAAATGGAAGATCTAACCAAAACAGTTTTGCCTTTGAATATTGACAGTGGTTCAGATCCTTTCCTTCCTTTACCTGCAGAAAGTAGTTCAATGTCTCTGTTCCCTTCACCAGCAGATAGTGGGACAAATTCTGTTTTTTCCCAACTGGAAAATAATACAAATCATTATTCCTCACAGATTGAAGGAAACACTAATTCCTCTTTTCTAAAGGGGGGTAATGGTGAAAATACAGTTTTCCCTTCACAAGTAAATGTTGCAGATGACTTCAGTAACACCAGTGCCCAGCAGTCTGCAcctgaaaaagtgaaaaaagaccGAGGGCGTGGCCCaaatgggaaggaaagaaaacccaAGCACAACAAAAGGGCTAAATGGCCTGCAATTATCAGAGATGGGAAATTTATCTGTAGCAGGTGTTATAGAGCTTTTACTAATCCAAGGTCACTGGGTGGACATTTATCTAAGCGATCTTATTGTAAACCACTGGATGGAGCAGAAATTGCTCAAGAACTTCTACAAAATAATGGACAGCCTTCTCTTCTTGCCAGCATGATTCTGTCCACAAATGCAGTAAATTTGCAGCAGCCACAACAGTCTACCTTCAATCCAGAAGTGTGTTTTAAAGATCCATCATTCCTACAGCTTCTTGCTGCTGAAAATCGCTCATCAACATTTTTACCAAATACATTTCCTCGATCTGGTGTGAATAACTTTAATACCAGTGTTAGTCAAGAAGGAAGTGAAATTATTAAACAGGCTTTAGAAACTGCTGGCATTCCCAGTACCTTTGAGGGTGCCGAAATACTTTCTCAGGTTGTTCCAACAAGTTGTATCTCAGATACAGCACAAGTAAATGCAACAGTGATGCCAAATCCAACTGTACCACCCTTATTGCAGACTGTATGCCATTCAAACACCCTCCTGACAAACCAGAATCAGACACCAAATTCCAAAACTTCCACCGTGGAGGAATGTAGCAGTTTGCCTGTTTTTCCAACAAATGACTTACTACTGAAGACTGTTGAAAATGGTTTGTGCTCTAGTTCATATACTAATTCTACTGGTCCATCACAAAATTTTACCAATAACAGTTCACGTGTTTCAGTTATAAGTGGTCCTCAGAACACAAGATCCagtcatttaaataaaaagggaaatagtGCTtctaagagaagaaagaaagttgCTCCTCCACTAATTGCACCTAATGCTTCCCAAAACTTAGTACCCAGTGACTTAACAACAATGGGACTTATAGCAAAGAGTATTGAGATCCCTGCTACTAATATTCATTCAAATGTAATTCCAAATTGTGAATCTCAGAGTTTGGTGGAAAATCTAACACAGAAATTAAATAATGTTGACAATCAGTTGTTTATGACTGATGTAAAAGAGAACTTTAAAACCAATCTTGAGTCTCATTCAGTGTTAGCCCctttaataaaaactgaaaatggtGATTCCCAGAtgatggctttgaattcatgcACAACTTCAGTGAATTCTGATTTGCAGATTTCTGAAGACAATGTTATGCAGAACTTTGAAAAGACTCTTGAAATTATTAAAACTGCTATGAATTCTCAAATACTTGAGGTAAAAAGTGGATCTCAGGGTGCTGGTGAAACATCACAGAATACTCAAATTAATTATAACATTCAGCTTCCTTCAGTGAATCCTGTACAAAATAACAAATTACCTGATTCTTCTCAGTTTTCCTCTTTCGTAAGTGTAATACCAACCAAAAGTAACATTCCTCAGTCTGAAGTATTGCATAAAGAGGATCAAATACAGGAAATTTTAGAAGgcttacaaaaattaaaattagaaaatgaccTGTCCACTTCATCCCAGTGTATATTAATAAATACATCAGTGACACTGACTCCTGCTCCTGTTAAACCAGTTCCAACTGTCACAGTTGTTCAGCCAGTTTCTGAAATGATACACATTCAGTTTAGTGACAAAGTTAATAAACCCTTTGTGTGTCAAAACCAAGGCTGTAACTACAGTGCTATGACAAAGGATGCACTGTTCAAGCACTATGGTAAAATCCACCAATATACTCCAGAGAtgattcttgaaattaagaaGAATCAGTTGAAATTTGCTCCATTTAAATGTGTAGTACCTACATGTACAAAAACATTTACAAGAAATTCTAATCTCCGGGCACATTGTCAGTTGGTGCATCATTTTACAACAGAAGAAAtggtaaagttaaaaataaaaaggccttatggaagaaaatctcagaatgaaaaTTTGTCAGCCCCACGAATTACACAAGTGAAAAAACAGCCAGGTATaacagaggaaaacaaaagggAATGTCAGCCTACCCTAGAATTGGGATCAGCAACAGAAAATGCTCTCAGTAATGTAGCAGTGATCCCAGAAAAACaactcatagaaaaaaaaagtcctgaaaagacagaaaattctTCACAATTGGTTGCAGTTACTTCTGACCAATATAATATCAATTCTCTCACAAATATACAAACCAAAGGACGGAAAATTAGgaggcataaaaaagaaaaagaggagaaaaaacgGAAGAAGCCAGTTTCCCAGTCCCTTGAATTTCCAACAAGATATAGTCCCTATAGACCTTATCGATGTGTTCACCAGGGATGCTTTGCTGCCTTTACAATACAGCAAAACTTGATTCTTCATTATCAGGCTGTACATAAATCAGATCTTCCTGCGTTTTCTGCAGAGGTTGAAGAGGAAAATGAAGCTGGTAAAGATATTGAAGAAACTGAAACTAAACAAACCATGAAAGAATTTCGATGTCAGGTGAGTGACTGTTCTCGAATTTTCCAAGCAATTACTGGCCTAATACAACACTACATGAAACTTCATGAAATGACCCCTGAGGAGATTGAAAGCATGACTGCTTCTGTGGATGTTGGGAAATTCCCATGTGACCAATTAGAGTGTAAATCTTCATTTACAACATATTTGAATTATGTTGTTCATCTTGAGGCAGACCATGGAATTGGATCAAGGACAAGTAAAACCGAAGAAGATGGCATATATAAGTGTGATTGTGAAGGCTGTGACCGTATATATGCAACTCGGTCTAATCTCCTCCGACACATTTTTAATAAGCATAATGACAAACATAAAGCTCACTTGATTCGCCCAAGAAAATTAACACCTGGCCAGGAAAATATATCAAGCAAGGCAAACCAAGAAAGATTAAAGTCTAAACATCGGGGAACAAAACATAGCAGATGTGGAAAGGAGGGAATCAAAATGGCTaagaccaaaagaaagaaaaaaaataatttagaaaacaagAATGCAAAGATTGTGCAAATTGAAGAAAATAAGCCTTATTCTCTGAAACGTGGAAAGCACGTATATTCTATAAAGGCTAGAAATGATGCCTTGTCTGAGTGTACAAGCAGGTTTGTAACCCAGTATCCGTGTATGATAAAGGGATGTACTTCAGTTGTTACAAGTGAAAGCAATATAATTAGACATTATAAATGTCATAAATTATCTAAGGCATTTACATCACAACACCGCAATCTTCTCATTGTTTTCAAACAGTGTGGCAActcagaaataaaggaaaattctGAGCAAGAAGGTGCTATGAATGATGTGAAAGATTCTGAGACATGTGTATCAGAGACCAATGAAAACTCAAGAGCAACTACTGCTCCACAGAAGgaagttgaaaaaaatgaaaaagatgaaatgGATGAGCTAACGGAATTGTTtattacaaaattaataaatgaagacAGCACAACTGTGGAGACCCAAGCTAATACCTCTTCAAATGTAAATAACAGTTTTCAGGAAAATAACCTCTCCCAGTCAGAAAGACAAAAAGCAAGCAATCTAAAGAGagttaataaagagaaaaatgtctcacaaaataagaaaaggaaagttgAAAAAGCCGAACCAGAACTAACAGTTAAGTTAAGTAACATgcataaagaagaagaaactgcTGTTGCAATTCAAACCACTGAGGAGCATCCTGCTTCTTTTGACTGGAGCTCATTTAAACCAATGGGATTTGAAGTATCATTTTTGAAGTTTCTTGAGGAGTCTGCCGTGAAACAGAAGAAAAGTACCGACAAAGACCATCCAAATAGTGGAACTAAAAGAGGAGCCCAttcaaattcaagaaaaaatactGATAAGACGCTTATGACTAGTGGAAATCATGTGTGCTCTTGTAAAGAAAGTGAAATCTTTGTACAGTTTGCCAATCCATCACAGCTTCAGTGCAGTGATAatgtaaaaattgttttagaCAAGACTCTTAAAGATTGCACTGAGCTTGTCTTAAAGCAACTTCAGGAAATGAAACCTACCGTCAGTCTGAAAAAACTTGAAGTACATTCAAATGATCCCGATATGTCTGTAATGAAAGAAATCATTATAGGTAAAGCCACAGGCAGGGGGCAGTACTGA